One region of Oryza sativa Japonica Group chromosome 10, ASM3414082v1 genomic DNA includes:
- the LOC9270033 gene encoding probable LRR receptor-like serine/threonine-protein kinase At3g47570, giving the protein MFTILKLLPMLYMLLMASTEYAQAFSNETDLDALLAFRAGLSNQSDALASWNATTDFCRWHGVICSIKHKRRVLALNLSSAGLVGYIAPSIGNLTYLRTLDLSYNLLHGEIPPTIGRLSRMKYLDLSNNSLQGEMPSTIGQLPWLSTLYMSNNSLQGGITHGLRNCTRLVSIKLDLNKLNREIPDWLDGLSRIKIMSLGKNNFTGIIPPSLGNLSSLREMYLNDNQLSGPIPESLGRLSKLEMLALQVNHLSGNIPRTIFNLSSLVQIGVEMNELDGTLPSDLGNALPKIQYLILALNHLTGSIPASIANATTMYSIDLSGNNFTGIVPPEIGTLCPNFLLLNGNQLMASRVQDWEFITLLTNCTSLRGVTLQNNRLGGALPNSIGNLSERLQLLDLRFNEISNRIPDGIGNFPKLIKLGLSSNRFTGLIPDNIGRLTMLQFLTLDNNLLSGMMASSLGNLTQLQHLSVNNNNLDGPLPASLGNLQRLVSATFSNNKLSGPLPGEIFSLSSLSFVLDLSRNQFSSSLPSEVGGLTKLTYLYMHNNKLAGALPDAISSCQSLMELRMDGNSLNSTIPVSISKMRGLELLNLTKNSLTGAIPEELGLMKGLKELYLAHNNLSLQIPETFISMTSLYQLDISFNHLDGQVPTHGVFSNLTGFQFVGNDKLCGGIQELHLPSCRVKSNRRILQIIRKAGILSASVILVCFILVLLVFYLKKRLRPLSSKVEIVASSFMNQMYPRVSYSDLAKATNGFTSNNLVGTGRYGSVYKGTMRFKNSVSDVAVKVFDLEQSGSSKSFVAECKALSKIQHRNLVGVITCCSCPNLNQNDFKALVFEFMPYGSLDRWIHPDIDPSSPVEVLTLMQRLNIALDIGAALDYLHNNCQPAIVHCDLKPSNILLGDGMVAHVGDFGLAKILTDPEGEQLINSKSSVGIMGTIGYVAPEYGEGGQISPYGDVYSFGILLLEMFTGKAPTHDMFSDGLTLQKYAEMAYPELLIDIVDPLMLSVENASGEINSVITAVTRLALVCSRRRPTDRLCMREVVAEIQTIRASYVEEINKIVSD; this is encoded by the exons ATGTTTACTATTCTGAAATTGCTTCCAATGCTATATATGCTGCTAATGGCATCTACCGAATATGCTCAAGCATTCAGCAATGAGACTGATCTGGATGCTCTGCTAGCATTCAGAGCAGGTCTAAGCAACCAGTCAGATGCACTGGCCTCATGGAACGCAACCACTGACTTCTGCCGGTGGCATGGTGTCATTTGCAGCATCAAGCATAAGAGAAGGGTCTTGGCACTGAATCTGTCCTCAGCAGGGCTTGTTGGCTACATAGCCCCATCTATTGGGAACCTCACATACCTCAGAACTCTAGACCTCAGCTACAATCTGCTGCACGGTGAAATCCCTCCAACAATTGGGCGATTGTCGCGAATGAAATATCTCGACCTGTCAAACAATTCACTCCAAGGTGAAATGCCTTCGACAATTGGGCAGCTGCCATGGTTATCGACACTCTACATGTCAAACAATTCGCTCCAAGGTGGGATCACACATGGCTTGAGGAACTGCACTCGCCTCGTGAGCATAAAACTTGACCTGAACAAACTCAATCGTGAGATCCCTGATTGGCTTGACGGATTGTCGAGGATCAAGATCATGTCACTAGGGAAGAACAACTTCACTGGGATCATCCCACCGTCACTCGGCAACCTCTCGTCGTTAAGGGAAATGTATCTCAATGACAACCAGCTCAGTGGACCAATCCCTGAGAGCCTTGGTAGGCTCAGTAAGCTTGAGATGCTGGCACTGCAAGTAAACCATCTCTCAGGGAACATCCCAAGAACGATCTTCAACCTGTCCTCACTTGTTCAGATTGGTGTGGAGATGAACGAACTGGACGGCACACTGCCCTCCGATCTTGGCAACGCCCTACCAAAAATTCAATACCTTATCCTTGCCCTGAACCATTTGACAGGAAGCATTCCAGCTTCAATTGCAAATGCAACCACAATGTACTCCATAGATCTCTCAGGTAACAACTTCACTGGCATTGTGCCTCCAGAGATCGGGACGCTCTGCCCAAACTTCCTGTTGCTCAATGGGAACCAGTTAATGGCAAGCAGGGTGCAGGACTGGGAGTTCATCACTTTATTGACAAATTGCACTAGCCTCCGGGGTGTCACACTCCAAAATAATAGGCTTGGGGGTGCATTGCCGAACTCTATCGGTAACCTATCGGAGCGCCTCCAACTACTGGAtcttagatttaatgaaatttcTAACAGAATACCAGATGGCATTGGCAACTTCCCTAAACTAATTAAGCTAGGGCTCTCTAGCAACCGGTTTACAGGCCTCATACCTGACAACATTGGAAGGTTGACAATGCTCCAGTTCTTGACACTAGACAATAATCTATTGTCTGGGATGATGGCATCCTCGCTTGGGAACTTGACACAATTGCAGCATCTTTCTGTAAATAATAATAACCTGGATGGTCCTCTTCCAGCAAGTCTTGGAAACTTACAAAGGCTTGTCAGTGCAACATTTTCTAACAATAAGCTTTCAGGTCCACTGCCTGGAGAGATCTTTAGCCTATCATCCTTGTCATTCGTTCTGGATTTGTCTAGGAACCAATTTAGTAGTTCTCTTCCATCTGAGGTTGGCGGTCTCACAAAGCTCACATACTTGTATATGCACAATAATAAGTTAGCTGGGGCGCTGCCAGATGCTATAAGCAGTTGCCAGAGCCTGATGGAACTTCGTATGGATGGCAACTCCTTGAACAGTACCATCCCGGTGTCTATAAGTAAAATGCGAGGTTTGGAACTGCTAAATTTGACCAAGAACAGCCTCACTGGTGCAATTCCAGAGGAATTAGGACTCATGAAAGGCCTGAAGGAACTATACCTTGCACACAATAACTTGTCTTTACAAATCCCTGAAACCTTCATAAGCATGACGTCACTATACCAACTAGACATATCCTTCAATCATCTTGATGGTCAAGTTCCAACACATGGTGTGTTTTCCAATTTGACGGGATTCCAATTTGTTGGGAACGACAAGCTTTGTGGTGGTATTCAAGAGCTGCATTTGCCCTCATGCCGAGTAAAGTCTAATCGAAGGATACTTCAAATTATCCGAAAAGCAGGGATTCTGAGTGCTAGTGTCATTTTGGTGTGCTTCATATTGGTACTTCTGGTCTTCTATTTGAAGAAGAGATTGAGGCCTCTGTCATCGAAAGTAGAAATAGTTGCTTCTTCTTTCATGAATCAAATGTATCCTCGAGTTTCTTATTCTGACTTGGCCAAAGCAACAAACGGCTTCACATCCAACAATTTGGTTGGCACAGGGCGGTATGGATCTGTTTACAAGGGTACAATGCGGTTCAAGAATTCAGTATCTGACGTAGCTGTGAAGGTTTTCGATCTTGAGCAATCTGGTTCTTCTAAGAGTTTTGTAGCAGAGTGTAAGGCACTAAGCAAAATTCAACACCGGAACTTGGTTGGTGTCATAACTTGCTGCTCTTGCCCTAATTTGAACCAAAATGACTTCAAAGCCCTTGTGTTCGAGTTCATGCCTTATGGTAGTCTTGATAGGTGGATACATCCAGACATAGATCCATCAAGTCCAGTCGAAGTTCTTACGTTAATGCAGAGATTGAATATTGCTCTTGATATTGGTGCTGCACTGGACTATTTGCACAACAACTGCCAGCCAGCAATAGTTCATTGCGACTTAAAGCCCAGCAACATTCTTCTTGGGGATGGCATGGTTGCTCATGTTGGGGATTTTGGCCTTGCAAAGATTCTTACAGATCCAGAAGGTGAACAACTGATCAATTCAAAGAGTTCTGTGGGGATAATGGGTACAATTGGATATGTTGCTCCAG AATATGGAGAAGGTGGTCAAATTTCTCCATACGGTGATGTCTACAGCTTTGGTATATTGCTCCTTGAGATGTTTACAGGTAAGGCGCCTACACATGACATGTTCAGTGATGGATTGACCTTGCAGAAATATGCGGAAATGGCATATCCAGAACTACTGATAGATATTGTTGACCCCCTTATGCTATCAGTTGAGAATGCATCGGGAGAAATCAACAGTGTCATTACTGCTGTCACAAGACTCGCACTAGtatgcagcaggaggaggccaACTGATAGGTTATGCATGAGAGAAGTTGTAGCTGAGATACAGACAATTAGGGCTTCCTATgttgaagaaataaacaaaatagTTTCTGACTGA